The genomic window ACGTTTATGGCCAAGTGAGCCACAGAAACGTCTTTTTTGTTTACTTCAAAAAATATTAAACGCAAGTACTACTTACAATAAAATCCACAGTTTATTTTTTACTCCTCCCCTGCTCCTCTGAAAAATCACGCCATTTTTTTAAACGTACTTTAACAAACTCTGGCACAGGAATCCCTAACTTTCGCAAATTTTCAATCACAGACAAACCATAGATTGCACAATACGAGAACACTAAAGCAATCCCAATTGCTTCAAAACCAGTAATCTTTAAATAAGGATATGCAAT from Enterococcus sp. DIV1094 includes these protein-coding regions:
- a CDS encoding phage holin family protein encodes the protein MIVDNAVVLNEFKNLGSNVYIQIFLLILCIDFISGICLKTEKKKRSKQSFLKDLVKYVMIFLIVAIAYPYLKITGFEAIGIALVFSYCAIYGLSVIENLRKLGIPVPEFVKVRLKKWRDFSEEQGRSKK